From the genome of Mastacembelus armatus chromosome 12, fMasArm1.2, whole genome shotgun sequence:
AACTCATCCatagtttaaaaacaaatctgttagTGTGTTGATTAGCCCACCCCTCCTTTGCAGGAAACGTCTACACGTGGGTTGACTGCATCGACATCTAAAAGACGCCATCTACTGGTCGGAGTGAGGAAAAGCAAACGAAAAGTTAAAGCTTCTCATTCAAATATCATCAGAATTGCATACGATTGTTAAAACACAGTCACTTCAGtgtattttacatatatatatattcagattatgatcatttttattccaCGATGCAAATACACAGTAAAGTCAGATGTTAGTGATGCAATGTCAGCTGACTGAAAGTTCAATCATCGAGCGGATAATTTGAGACTTCACTCTGTTCgtattttcaaaatgtaaaagtgtAGTCAACACGTAAGCGAAGACAATAAGGGAGAAACCCTAAATGAAAAGGATAAAATATGTTCTAAAACAGACTCCACCTACTGTAactgtaatgtaaaaaaaatgatatcgacattttctgcacaaaaatattttaatttaactaCCGGGCATTTTATCGCTACAGAGTGCCACATCTTCATGATTAAAGCAATCTTTGCTGCGAACGTGAAACACCGCCCACTTATCTCCCATAATTCCTTGTTTCCGTAAACAAATATTTGACGCCTACCAATGACAACAGATGTCAAATTAGCTCTTCTGATAATTCCTCCTGGAATCTGGGGCTTTTACCCAAAACGTCTGTACATAGCAGTAACTGAAGTAAATGTTTGTTAGTGTATTTGGTGATATCTGTAAATCATTAGAGTTGCTGCTGGTTTAGCTCGAGAGCTGTCAAcgtagctaacgttagcttaacAGCATTAAAGGAGCACCAGCAGCTAACGCGACTTTTTCGTAATAAAGGTGAATATTTGACGACATGTCCGGACCAAACGGAGATCCAAACATCTCTACCGACGACGGTATTATAAACGACGAGGATGAATTCGGCGAGGAAGGTAATAACGTTAACCAAACGCGTAactacattcattcattcatccattataaTCGAAGCTAGTACCGTAATTCAACAAAACAGGGAAAGTCCACTCTCAAATCAAATTCACGGAGCTCTGCTGGAGAACTATCCCAGctctcagctctctttgtgtgaaaATCAGGGGTACACCCTCAtcggtccatcacagggctgtaTAGACATTTAATCAAACCAATAGAAAACCCTGATCTGTCTCCTGTTTATGCACAGAGTATGCTGCCATCAACTCCATGCTGGATCAGATCAACTCCTATCTTGATGACCTGGAGGAGCGGAATGATGCACTCAATGGCAAGCTTCACGAATTTATGGAGTTAAACAGACAAACCCGGCTGGAGTTCAGGGCCCAGCTGCTGGGCTCCATGACCCAGGAGGAGCATCCTGCAGGTGGACACTCCTCATCCAGCAAAGAAGAACTGAATGAAGACAATGGGAACTTGCAAATGAGCGAGAAGAGCGAATAGACGAAGGGGATTGAGTTGAGCAAGGATAGAAATATTTATGAAAGTTGAATCAACTTCTTACCTCTGTTTGTTGGACTAGTGACCATTGATCTGCATAGTCCATGCCTGTCTGATTATTCTGGAAATTTACGCCCCAACTAGCAAATCTGATATTTTGCATACTCTTATTACTAATCACTTGATTTCTGAGCAGACTGGAGTTTATTGACCTCTTGCAGATTCTCAAACCAGTTGTTCATCATGGTCACTCTGCACTTTGTTGCTAATTTGCTGAAAACTGAAAGTGCTGCCATGTAAAAAGCTGTATCCCTTGGTACAGTTCATACTGGTCCATGTGAGACATCCTATAGACAATACCTGAAGTCAAAAAAAtgctagattttttttaaacaagtaaCAAAAAAGATGTGTTGTCAAACAATATTCAAACTGCAGGATTGTGCTCAGATTTGACATAAAAATGCATCATGTTTCAAGCTGCTGAAGAGTTTGATTTGGTTGACACATTAGCCAAAACTCAAGTGATTTGAATAATTAACCACTGCACCCAGTTGGTTGTGCATGGTGATCTGCACAAATGTACCATTACATTGTGCAGATTACTGTCCATAAGCTTACGAGTCTGTCCATGTGACCACTCAGTAGTGTGTTTCTGGCTTgaacaaaaacagtgtgtgtcaaCCTCAGCCCTGTACTATCTCTGCATTCTCTGTAATCACTGTATGTCTTTCCAAAAAGTAAATATGTAACATTCCAGATATCTACCAGTGTATTATAATGCCTGACTTACACTGTGCAGTCCTGTTAGTTTTCAATAAATAATTTGGCAAAGGGTGGGAATTGTcagacattttaatataaattaaaatgatcccccaaacagaaatcaaaacatccaaaaatacattaaacttCCAGCAGTTAGAAAACATCACCTGTTTGCTCATCTCAATTTGTCAGtagctgaataaaaatacaataagaaATATACAACTTTGTTTGAATTAATCAGTTAtatgtccttttctctctcctgctccatTTCAGAGCTAAAGATCATGTCTTGTTATTCAAGAGAGAATGTGATAGTAGTCATGTAACAGTTGCCACCATGATTATGAGAATTGCTACATGTGTCAGCCAGCCTTCAGTGGTTTAAGATATCCTTCCCTAATACAGAGGATGAAATGTTTACAAAACACACTAGTCATGAAGTCAGACATCCTTATTTACAGTTAATGATGGCATATGACTGGTGAAATGCAGGAACCAAAGTTACACTTTTGTAAGACCTGTAATGGGAATACTCTATTTTGTGTTCTATTCTGGTGCTTCACATCAGACTTCAAGGTTTGCAAAGATGGTTGGATACATTAAATACCCACAGACACTTCATGGTTTTATTCTCAAAAGTAATATTGGGACCATTAACTCACTTGTCCACTGTAAAGCAACAGAAACATcttaaatgtggaaaaaaagatGGTAATTGCTAAAAAGCAACAACTACCACTTTTAAATATACGTGAATACTTATAGAAGCATTTTAAGTCCATGAAAATTGGTGATATTTAATTCTGAAGATAAGCACACATGATAAATGTTTATCATTGTGCAACATGTTCCATTCTACAAATGCTTTTATAACTATACTGAGAATTATGAAAATTTCAAATTATTCAAAATGCAGACAGAGCAACGTTTTGTGAATGTGAAGAGTCCTTGGCGAATCGGGGACAGctaataatttaaatttaatgcaTGGTTGTAGGCAGAAGCTTTTAATTTCTTGCTCCTGAAAAGTtcacaaatttttattttagagcTTCTGTAGCACTTAATACACAAGAGTCTTTTCCATATCACTGTGTGTAGAAGGGGGCTTGAAACATTTTGTTGATCACTAACATTTAGCCACTACAAATTGTGttgggatttaaaaaaaaagtcatgttgTATCAAATGCCAATACATAGTAAGCCAAAAAGAATATGGGTAATACTGAGTGAGAAAACCACAGGAGCTGACCACCTTCTCACCCTAAACACACCAACCTAAATCCAAAATATCTAAAAAAGGATGATAAAATGCCCTGGACAAAGCTATGATCAGTTTCATGACTCAGATTTTCTCAAAACTCAAACCAAAGTACCATTTCAacactttttaaacaaaaaatgtcacttGCTCAAACATAATTTGGTTACATTCTACACTTCAGCGTGCTAAAAGCATGTGCTACATGATTAGCGTTGTGGAAAGTGTTTTCCACTTTTCCATCAGTACAGTCTTCTACATTGGCAGGTTATTATAAGTCAACAATCAATCATCTAAATAGCTAGAAGCTGCAAAAACTGTCAGTCATCAAACTCCTGATCCTCAAATGCAGCAGGGTGGGAAATTAACTTTTGGCAATCccactgaacagaaaacatactGGCCACTTCAAATCCAAATGGCCAAATCACctacaatttctttttttattatttttttactggcCTGTGTTCTGTAGCTGTGGCAGAACAATGTCCATCAatagcacagacacacaaaataagCCTGTCCTAGTGCGAACACACTTTCCACTCCAAACCTACTTAGATTTCTTATATAGTATGGAACTGGAGAGTATTATATGGCATTGGTATCAGGTGTTCATGTAATGGATCTTCCAGTAGGTAACATAAGGAGCATCTacttatttaaataatatatatttttaattcaggCAACTTAAATAGTTTTTGCTGTTGGGTAAATCTGTTTTGGACTAGATGTACACATTTTACATTGACCCCTATTGCTGTTAACTAAGGCTGGGGGCCTACATAAGAACATATCTTTCTAATTGGTGGCCTATTTTTGAAGCTTACTCATCATCAAAACTTTTGATAGCTGCCAAGTGTTAATTTCCCACCGTTAGACAGCAACTCACATTAGACGCCCTGTTCCACTATGCTTCACCATCAACACTCTATTTGTTAGTGTGGGTTTAATTCAGACTCTCAGACATTGAGAGGCTGGGCTGTTCACATCTTGGTCTCACTTTCATGTAAGCACCTCTTCACATACTGACACATCCTAACTGATGGTTGTACCAGGTTTCTTGTTTTCCACATAGCATCTTTGACTCAGCGTCTCTTTGTTGCTCTCCCTGACCTGCATTTGGGCGTGGTTTTTGCCTTCCTTTTGCTGTTCTTTCTCCCTGGGACAGCAGGagcttccttctcctcctcctcttcattaccACCTTTAACAGCAGCTGGCTCTGAGTCTGACTTCTCTCTGCTTCCAGCAGGCAGCTCTGCAGGAATCTCCTGAACTACAGATGCCTGGGATGTGGTCTCTTCCTCTTTGCTGTGAAGGCTAAGGTCCTGGTCTGTACTGCCAGTGCTGGTTGCTGATGTGGTAATGAAGTCCTGTGAGGTCGAGGCAGGTTCTGCTTCTTGCTTCTGTTGTTGGCAGTCTGTCTGTACCTTCACTTTAGTAAGTGCAACACTGGGCTGCATGGAGTTTACAATTGTCACAAAACCAGTGTCTTCAGAGTGGAAGATTTCATCTGAACACTCTGTGGTGGATTCTGCTACAGGCCCGAGACTGTCCTCAGCTAAGAGAGATTCTCCGGAAGATTCAGTAGCTTCATCCTTTTGATGCAGCAACACTCTGTATGCCTaagaaaagacaacaaaaatttattttgttttcatctgaacaAAGAATGTGCTGCCAACATTCATCAGGCTTCTGTTCATGTTGTTGGCaaagtttaattttacaatTTGTGCTATGGTTTTCTTCTAAGATGCTGCTTTACAGGTTGACTTCATGTACTTCATTATCTATTTAGCTGGAATAAGTTTGATGaagtaattaaaaaacaacCTTAAGGTTCTCAAAGTGCTTCAGTGATTTGCAGTGGGTGTGTAGAGCAGGAGATTCAAAGTGGTAGAATTTGTTGCAGATTCTGCAGATAAAACCTGCTACTGGAACAAAGAAACTGGACCCTGCAGGaaaagaaatgtgacatttcatgATAATATTAAATACTGTTCAATCTACAAGAAAAGacgaaacaaaaaaaaacattattttgcagTGAAGAATCAGGAGTTAGTTGTCACTCACCATAGACTGTATCAGGGTCATACTTCTCATCACTGGCCATGTCTTTTAGGGTCACTTCTTTCAGGGAGGACCAGCCATCCTGTATCAGGTCACCAAAGACACAGTAAACAACTACATTATGACAAATGCACCAATTATAAAGGGCTAATAATGTCATTTCCGAGCTCACCTCAAAGCAATAAACCTTTAAGTTTAAGGGCtatttaaattcaaatacaATCATCTCACTGGAGGGAATTGAAAACAACTACAAATTAAATGCAATCACCTGTTTCTCAATGTATTCTACATCTGCTTCGTTAATCTGgctgtcctcttcctcttccaccTCATTGCCATTGTCCTCTTCCAGTGCAAAGCCATCAGTGTTACCTGTCAGCTTGGCCAAGGCCTCACAGCCCTCCTTTTCCTGCAGCTGATAAACAGCGAGTACATTATTGTGGTGCAACAGTGTGGAAAAGTGACTGTTTAATTTCATCTCCACTTCTGGGATCATACTTACTAATGCTTGTATTAATATAAAGACAGATACCTTTTCCACTTTCAGTTTGTGTTCCTGGGACTGCAAGTGTTCCACAAAAAGCTGGGAGGTTCTGAAGTGTTTCTTGCAGACTGTGCAGGAGGACACAGCTGTTCTACTGGCAAGCTGAAGGGAGATGAAGGGATACAAGATCATTACTAATTACTCTCATTTAAAGCAATCAGATAAAGTgtgatataattttttttatttggtaaaCTTTCTTGTACTCAGCTACTACACTATCTAAATGTGCTTGTACTTATACCTTGTGCTCCTCGGTGCGATGGTGGTCCGTGATGCTACTGGTGAAGTACGTGTGACAGGTGGCACACCAACGCTttaactctgtttttttctccctgcaAAGAACAcgaacacattttatttatattatttaataagGATAATTTTCTCTAACCTCAAAACTACTAACAGGAAACCaataaaatttatatttatagttaCAATAAAAGGATGCCAAATTATCTGGTAAATCagtacacaaaaaaaacatgacaaatgtaCATTCATGTGTTCAGAATCTGACCCATCTTTGCTTGCTCCCTGTAGAGACTCCTGCACTCGCGGCAGCAGGGTGACCAAACAGGCGTTGCTCATGTGTTGGATCTCCATCATCCTCTGCTGGTGAGAAATGCTGTTCATATGACTCCTGAAGttctacaaaaacacagaggagagaaattaacaataaaaacaataacagcacaATCACTATGTAACACATCCCCTCTAAACAGACGCCAAATGTACATTCCACTGTGGCCTATATATGTcactgtaggtgtgtgtgtgtcaacccACTTGCTGGTTGTGGCAGGTAATGCTGCAGAGGTAGCAGTAAAACTTGCTGGTGCCCTCTGCTACACCCTCTTCCCTTTCATCTTGGTTGTCTGGTGTATCCAGAGAGGCATCTTTTCCCTGTAGagtctcctcaggaggtagATTACCCTGCTGGTCATCTTTGTCCAGCATGCCAGAGGGTGACAGGGCAGGCAAACAGCTTTGCACCTATGATATGGTTTCACAAACAAGGTGTAAATGCAGGatcttgcttttttttatttttttattattttttactatgacagagacagacatttAGGTTAATGTGACAGG
Proteins encoded in this window:
- the ciz1a gene encoding cdkn1a interacting zinc finger protein 1a, producing MFNPHIHQQQQQQQQQFHQHLRQLQQLFQQQPPPPPPQPPSGHHVAHHHHQTPRTIPVPPQTAPPPRMVNLCQATQATIITPNPMLQGAILMQQMQGNMRGFGMGGQQFRQFFAAGARSSLLGPVPMGMAIKSPIMGFPAARPFHPHARYYNTTTTTASSSSSITTTDTVARQPDRKRDNEQMAAGSTDDQPAAASSTNESNDTSETDAEGRVDGPTQILELQLEEPVVKKQRTEESEEPKEPCVVETLTTADADEEVLFSECNSNTEENLPEDSILQEEDDFEMLEENRANEVQSCLPALSPSGMLDKDDQQGNLPPEETLQGKDASLDTPDNQDEREEGVAEGTSKFYCYLCSITCHNQQNFRSHMNSISHQQRMMEIQHMSNACLVTLLPRVQESLQGASKDGEKKTELKRWCATCHTYFTSSITDHHRTEEHKLASRTAVSSCTVCKKHFRTSQLFVEHLQSQEHKLKVEKLQEKEGCEALAKLTGNTDGFALEEDNGNEVEEEEDSQINEADVEYIEKQDGWSSLKEVTLKDMASDEKYDPDTVYGSSFFVPVAGFICRICNKFYHFESPALHTHCKSLKHFENLKAYRVLLHQKDEATESSGESLLAEDSLGPVAESTTECSDEIFHSEDTGFVTIVNSMQPSVALTKVKVQTDCQQQKQEAEPASTSQDFITTSATSTGSTDQDLSLHSKEEETTSQASVVQEIPAELPAGSREKSDSEPAAVKGGNEEEEEKEAPAVPGRKNSKRKAKTTPKCRSGRATKRR
- the bbln gene encoding bublin coiled-coil protein, which encodes MSGPNGDPNISTDDGIINDEDEFGEEEYAAINSMLDQINSYLDDLEERNDALNGKLHEFMELNRQTRLEFRAQLLGSMTQEEHPAGGHSSSSKEELNEDNGNLQMSEKSE